The following coding sequences are from one uncultured Bacteroides sp. window:
- a CDS encoding FISUMP domain-containing protein, whose translation MKNSCFSFLKRFPPLSFLLFLSFLCSCSNDDSDSGSVDKDALVAVHVRVGESWNGEEVVSSRSTSAASSSVTVPLDKHWSMVATLEPVEDVHSRAATALSNGVRYRVIAYKENDVSASGYVNHADYVVGDAAPDFWLPVNKTYTFVCYSYGNSNALYDFDSLISGLFVSPDNDLLYYKTNVNITSASSSFSIAFEHVFSQVTVIATSSGSNITACSATLSPNYIADLSLNSSVATVWGSSSAKALSWSSPNGTSVSSNASTVFSNGEPVTLTFTSITIGSTTLTDKSITFTGKSMSANTKYVLTVNFKAKFAGVVVGSLLWAKGNLIKIGNTYTFQSSQEVYSGVWNGGDYWNWCTLDPTDYTNDYRGDYTASLDPCRQVAPAGTWRMPTLAEFDALKATASVYGTYNGVNGRYFGTASVPVNADKDNYVFLPTPGYRDTGRMTMGPVGSNGNYWSSSPNNSTRAYSLSFYGSYVYASDNYRNIGIAIRCVSDL comes from the coding sequence ATGAAAAATAGTTGTTTTTCTTTCTTAAAGCGTTTTCCGCCTTTGAGCTTCTTGCTTTTCCTCAGTTTCTTGTGTTCTTGTAGTAATGATGATTCTGATTCGGGCAGTGTTGATAAGGATGCTCTTGTTGCTGTTCATGTGCGTGTTGGTGAGTCTTGGAATGGTGAGGAGGTTGTTTCTAGCCGTTCTACTTCTGCCGCTTCTTCAAGTGTTACGGTCCCTTTGGATAAGCATTGGAGTATGGTTGCTACGCTTGAACCTGTTGAAGATGTTCATAGCCGTGCTGCCACTGCTTTAAGTAATGGTGTTCGTTATCGTGTGATCGCTTACAAAGAGAATGATGTTTCTGCTTCTGGTTACGTCAATCATGCCGATTACGTTGTAGGCGATGCGGCTCCCGATTTCTGGTTGCCTGTGAATAAGACTTATACGTTTGTTTGTTATTCTTATGGTAATAGCAATGCTCTTTACGATTTTGACAGTTTGATTTCCGGCTTATTTGTAAGTCCTGATAATGACCTGTTGTATTACAAGACTAATGTGAACATCACCAGTGCCAGTAGTAGTTTTTCTATTGCTTTTGAGCATGTTTTTAGTCAGGTTACGGTTATTGCTACTTCCAGTGGTAGTAACATCACAGCTTGCAGTGCTACTTTGAGTCCTAATTACATTGCTGATTTGTCTTTAAATTCGAGTGTTGCTACCGTTTGGGGTAGTTCTTCAGCTAAGGCTTTGAGTTGGTCTTCTCCCAACGGTACTTCTGTTTCCAGTAACGCCTCTACTGTTTTTAGTAATGGTGAGCCTGTTACACTGACTTTTACTTCTATCACTATTGGTAGTACTACTCTGACGGACAAGAGTATTACTTTCACGGGCAAATCGATGTCTGCCAATACAAAGTATGTGTTAACTGTAAACTTTAAAGCAAAGTTTGCTGGTGTAGTTGTGGGTAGTCTTCTTTGGGCTAAGGGTAACTTAATAAAAATTGGTAATACTTATACTTTCCAAAGTAGCCAGGAGGTATACTCTGGTGTTTGGAATGGTGGTGATTATTGGAATTGGTGTACGTTGGATCCTACGGATTATACAAATGATTATAGGGGTGATTATACAGCTTCCCTTGACCCTTGCCGGCAGGTTGCTCCTGCAGGTACTTGGCGTATGCCGACACTAGCAGAATTTGATGCATTGAAAGCTACAGCTTCTGTTTATGGTACTTACAATGGCGTTAATGGTCGTTATTTCGGTACTGCTTCTGTTCCCGTTAATGCAGACAAGGACAATTATGTCTTTTTGCCGACTCCCGGCTATCGCGACACTGGTCGCATGACTATGGGCCCTGTCGGTAGCAATGGCAACTATTGGTCTAGTTCTCCAAACAACAGCACCCGTGCGTACAGCTTGTCCTTCTACGGCAGCTATGTGTACGCGAGCGACAACTATCGTAACATCGGGATCGCTATCCGCTGTGTTTCAGATTTGTAG
- a CDS encoding OmpA family protein, which yields MMRKNLLAASFLFLGSSLLAQRVSSDHAEAINVEKYKVETNSFWSDCFISVGGGTQLYFGDHNKQMSFGDRLSPALDIALGKWFTPGVGVRLMYSGLSAKGVTQNGSHSTGRVYDASQELYDQKFDLMHLHGDILFNLSNLLCGYNEKRFYSLTPYVGLGWMSTCDSPKTHEVSANLGLLNSFRLSSAFDLNLDVRSSLVNDRFDGEVGGRKEEGLLSASVGLTYHFGHRGWKRAGSHASGLSIVEIRSLRERVSAMQLENDSLRNRLSSSLSSMSSNVDTVIDKNSVSFPYLVLFPIGKSALSNANLVNLGFLSKVIRESKDLVYLVTGYADNTTGSASLNARLSKARARTVYDALVNVFGVPSSCLKITSKGGVDNLFYGDPRLSRSVIIQAE from the coding sequence ATGATGAGAAAAAATCTTCTTGCAGCTTCTTTTTTATTTTTAGGAAGTTCTCTTTTAGCTCAAAGAGTCTCTTCTGATCATGCGGAAGCGATCAATGTCGAAAAATATAAAGTTGAGACTAATTCTTTCTGGAGTGACTGTTTCATAAGTGTGGGTGGTGGCACTCAGCTTTATTTCGGTGACCACAATAAGCAGATGAGCTTTGGCGATCGTCTTTCTCCTGCTCTTGATATTGCTTTGGGCAAATGGTTTACTCCCGGTGTTGGGGTTCGTTTGATGTACAGTGGGCTTTCAGCCAAAGGAGTTACTCAAAACGGGAGTCATTCCACTGGTAGGGTTTACGATGCATCTCAAGAGTTGTATGATCAGAAATTTGACCTGATGCATTTGCACGGTGATATATTGTTCAATTTGTCCAACCTCTTGTGCGGTTATAATGAGAAACGTTTTTACTCTTTGACTCCTTATGTTGGTTTAGGTTGGATGAGCACATGTGATTCTCCCAAAACTCATGAAGTAAGTGCTAATCTGGGTCTCTTAAATAGTTTTCGTTTAAGTTCTGCTTTTGATTTGAACCTTGATGTACGTAGTAGCCTTGTGAACGACCGTTTTGACGGTGAAGTTGGAGGTCGTAAGGAGGAGGGTCTTCTCTCTGCGAGTGTTGGTTTGACTTATCATTTTGGTCATCGTGGATGGAAACGTGCAGGTTCTCATGCTTCCGGTTTGAGTATTGTTGAGATTCGTTCTCTTCGGGAGCGTGTTTCTGCTATGCAATTAGAGAATGACAGCCTTCGTAATCGTTTGTCTTCTTCATTGTCTTCAATGTCAAGCAATGTTGATACAGTTATTGATAAAAACTCTGTATCATTTCCTTACTTGGTTCTTTTTCCCATAGGTAAAAGCGCTTTGAGTAATGCAAATCTGGTTAATTTGGGCTTTCTATCAAAAGTTATCAGAGAAAGTAAGGATCTTGTTTACCTAGTGACTGGTTATGCGGATAATACTACGGGTAGTGCTTCATTAAATGCACGTTTAAGCAAGGCTCGTGCAAGAACCGTTTATGATGCTTTGGTAAATGTCTTTGGAGTACCTTCTTCTTGTCTGAAGATCACTTCTAAAGGAGGTGTTGATAACTTGTTTTATGGTGATCCTCGTTTAAGCCGTTCTGTGATCATTCAGGCAGAATAA